A region from the Vicia villosa cultivar HV-30 ecotype Madison, WI linkage group LG3, Vvil1.0, whole genome shotgun sequence genome encodes:
- the LOC131659842 gene encoding F-box protein SKIP23-like: MAESGRSKLLPELLLVDMQPYVYENDAIKVYYLQESQRTWYPLDVSVTQDLVLFLGDDICFAATIAQLGIARGNCVIFMDGPFRRYTNPNMPMRGMSMVFLDDEDGLIGTISPEFRQLFWPPRAWTSMNEVCVVAFVLYVK, translated from the exons ATGGCAGAAAGTGGTCGGTCAAAGCTTTTGCCAGAACTGCTCCTGGTAGATATGCAGCCGTATGTCTATGAGAATGATGCAATAAAGGTCTACTACCTTCAAGAGAGCCAAAGAACGTGGTATCCATTGGATGTCAGTGTCACACAAGATTTAGTCCTATTTTTAGGTGACGACATTTGTTTTGCAGCTACTATTGCGCAGCTAGGGATTGCTCGCGGTAATTGTGTGATTTTTATGGATGGTCCGTTTCGCCGTTATACCAATCCTAACATGCCTATGCGAGGAATGAGTATGGTTTTTTTGGATGACGAGGATGGGTTAATTGGTACAATTAGCCCTGAATTTAGGCAGCTCTTCTGGCCTCCACGGGCTTGGACCAG TATGAATGAAGTTTGTGTTGTAGCTTTTGTTTTATATGTTAAGTAG
- the LOC131659843 gene encoding F-box protein SKIP23-like, with the protein MAESGRSKLLPELLLVDMQPYVYENDAIKVYYLQESQRTWYPLDVSVTQDLVLFLGDDICFAATVAQLGIARGNCVIFMDGPFRRYTNPNMPMRGMSMVFLDDEDGLIGTISPEFRQLFWPPRAWTSMNEVCVVAFVLYVK; encoded by the exons ATGGCAGAAAGTGGTCGGTCAAAGCTTTTGCCAGAACTGCTCCTGGTAGATATGCAGCCGTATGTCTATGAGAATGATGCAATAAAGGTCTACTACCTTCAAGAGAGCCAAAGAACGTGGTATCCATTGGATGTCAGTGTCACACAAGATTTAGTCCTATTTTTAGGTGACGACATTTGTTTTGCAGCTACTGTTGCGCAGCTAGGGATTGCTCGCGGTAATTGTGTGATTTTTATGGATGGTCCGTTTCGCCGTTATACCAATCCTAACATGCCTATGCGAGGAATGAGTATGGTTTTTTTGGATGACGAGGATGGGTTAATTGGTACAATTAGCCCTGAATTTAGGCAGCTCTTCTGGCCTCCACGGGCTTGGACCAG TATGAATGAAGTCTGTGTTGTAGCTTTTGTTTTATATGTTAAGTAG